The genome window TATAAGTCTGCCTTCTAAATTACGAGAGATTAGCTGAATAGATTAAGAAAAACCAATCGTTTACGAGTCCAGTTGCATTGAATCTTGTCGTACTTGAGATTTGTTTTCATAATTAGACATGTTCATGAATGCCGTCAAAATCATTTGGTCAAACTTCAAAGAGTGGCTGTGATGGCATTGATGCATGTTTGTCTCCTTGTCTACCTAATATATACATACCCCAACAGTACTGAAGCATGCCAAACTCTTGTCAGTATACAGTATGGTCTGAAACTTTGAATGTAATCATGGGTAAAACAcgaagtaaattttttttaatcacgcCACACACATTGGGAAATAAATGATTCCAAGTGGAGTATTATATTATGTCGTCGATTGGAAGGGaaaaaaccactaaaaacaGTTGAAAATGTACTACAATAGATCCCGTATAAGTTTGTCGTCAGGTGATAAACTGTGACTTGGTTTCAGTTTAAGCATGCAAAACTCTTGTCAGTATATGGTATGGTTTGAAACTTTGAATGTAATCATGGGTAAAGCactaagtaaattttttttttaatcacgtCACACATTGGGAAATAAATGATTCCAAGTGGGGTATTATATTATGTCCtggattgggaaaaaaaaacactaaaaacagCTAAAAATGTACGAGAATAGATCCCGTGTAAGCTTGTCGTCAATTGATAAACTATGCGTTTGGACTTGGTTTGAGTTTAGGTCCATATCACATGTTTAAAGGGTACATGGTTACGTTctcaatacaaaaacaaaatcatgtgtatcaaaatattaatttctcAAAGAAAACACATTAAAGGCTTGGATTTGGAGACTCTACAATTTCTTAGAATTTACAATTTGCATCTAATagtgcaggaaaaaaaaagtcgtgcaagttttaaaaatgataaaacaaaaatgtggtgtTATGTGACATATCTCTCAAATCATTGGATTCAGATAATAAACcctacaattttaaacgaattgtagAACCTCTAGATTTCAAAAGGGCTTTGCCCATCAGTTTCAGTCCTCAATTTCATGCAAGGGCTTGCCGCTTGTGGGCTGGATGGACTGACTTGGGCTTATCAACAGTTGAAACCCATCTAGAAAGTGGCCCATAATGCCTGTGTCCTTGAATTGAGCCAAAACTGTTTTCCTTGCTAACCTACTTATTCtcaccaaaatactcaaaagtAGAATGAATTACGCTACGCAACCAGCAGTATTTTACCAAGCTCGATCTTCTGAGTGAATTCATCTTGTTCAACAAAACTGGCAGCCCACGAGCAACAACACTGTAACAGTGTAAAGGTGGCAGCGTTGAGCCTGATTCACTGACCTGGGCCACGAGCCCACTACATTGCCCTTGATGGGCCGATAACAGGTACTAAAATCCTTCTAGCTGCTGGCCCATAAAGCGTGTGTCCGTCGCAGCCTCCAATTCTTTACCACATTGATTGAGTCCAGGCCCAAATAGTTGTTTCTggaaaaatttttttttttgaaatatgacAAAGAATTATGATTGTGGTTGGAATCGTGTTTCTGGAAATAATTATTGTTTTTTCACGTACTGATTAATATGGGAGGATATAGAATGGTTTAAAGTTAAATTCCGAGCTTTTAAATTTGTTTCTTGCTTATATTTGTCCCTCAGATATAATATCTTTATATCCGATCCGTGTCGATCTAAACATTATTATATTGTGCTTATTTTAGGGTTCTCCATAATTCATACACGATAATCACGTACTAAGTCCTCTAAACCAACAATGTTAGGATATCAGTGATAATCATTTCAAAAGCATCCAACAGTGTGACACTCATTTATTAGAAGACTGCTGAGATGTTTTTCGAATGCTTATCGttggaatctttatcatttttgcttCTAAACAGTACTGCATTCTATGTGCATTACTAGTTCAGATTTCACAtgtaaaataaaacaagttcgCACACTATATGGTGTACTAATTGATCCAAAATTTGCTGCCCCAACTCCTTGCAGGTCTCTTCAAAACCTTCAAATGCAAACCCCTTTTTCGCAGTCCAGTTTGATTCTTCTAAATCTTCTTTTATCAATCGGCAGAGCTCGCTCATCAGTTCTCCATAATACTCTGCCTCTTGCTGATGATCAGTGTTCAAAACTTGAGTTGGATGTGGTGATGGGGAATCATAATTTGCTGCTGTTGGAGGCCTTTTCTTCTTTGGTATTGAATCAATTGGCTTCATCTCTGTTTGGGAAATCAGAAAGAATATGAAAACCAGAAAACTTTGTTTTTAAGCATGAGAAATTGCATCAAATGTTGAAAACTAACCCAATAGAAGATATTCATCAATGGAGGAAAGAAAGTTGTGATCAACCACAGAAGCTGAACTTGAACATTCTACTGcctgattttctttcttcttcttcttcttcttcaacatctTTTTTGAATCCATATACTTTTCTTTCTGATATACAGACTTCACTGGACTTCTTTCTTTCGAGATTCTTTTACCCGATAACTTTCTGCAATTAATCtccttttcatgctttggaaaatgtttATTAGAGAAGGACCTTCTCGGTTCATTCTTCAATGCAGAGATTTTGGCGTTATTTacttgattttctttcttctttttcttcatcatcacTCTTTCTCGCATATTCTCCttgttcttccttttctcttcaTCTCTCTTCCCCTCCTTTCGAAGACCCACTTCCTCTGTTTCCTCCACAGTCCCCAGGTACAGAACCAAGAAATCTTGATTTTGTTGAACACCTTGAAACGACGTCGGAACCTCACGAAACGACACCGACGTCCGAACACGACGATGTCTTGACTGACCCAAGTCGAGCTCCAATAAGTAGTCCATGAAATTCACTGACCTGCTTCTTGTCACTGAATCTGGAAGTCTTTCTCTTGGGACCCATTTCGAATCTGGTAATGAATCTAACCCCATCAGCCTTGCCACCACTCCTGGCGCTAGAGCTGGAGTATCAACCACCCTCTTAGGCTCAGGAGCTAGAATTCTGGCATCTCTCTTCGAATCTTTGTTTGCATGATCGAACTTACATGGGTTTGACTCTACAATTGGGTCTGATGGGTGTGTCTGTAGACTGCCTGCGCATAGAATCCGACGCATAATCGCTGAGAAACACCCGGAATCAGTATTCTGTGTGTTACTCATAGTTTCCAGTGAGTCCGTGACTCTGTATGtgtgagagagaaacagagctTATAAGAAGATTGATAAATGGCGGGCTATGAATGTAGATTTTGCTTCCTAAATTCACATCGATTGAAAATTGTTAGACCTACTCGCAAAAGGAGAGTGTAGTCGCGTGTGCCGGAGATCGCAAATTCAATTCTACACGGAGTAGTTTCAATGTTATATTTTCTACACGGGCTTTTGTTTAATCTTACTTATCATAGGTATGAAATGAGTTACGTTGGTGGTTCGAGTTTAGACTTGACTCAACTGGTCTGGTCGGTGGACATGTTATGCTGGAGAATTCGGTTTACCTGAAAAGAAGGGTAGTCGATGAAAGGTTCATTCGATCTGTAGTGTTTTTTGGCTCGGACAAATGAGGTAAGAAAAAACCAGTTTTGGGTCCCTAGGGTCGGGTGTGGCCGTCGTTGCAGACTTTTGTGGTAGGCTGGGACGTTTCTGTACAAAAGTCCAATTCACCGACTCTGTTGACTGTAACGACTTTGACGGAAATACCACTGTCTTTGACTATGTTTACtactcaatattttttttttccattttgagCCAGTTTTAGAGGATGGGCCACTATGGGCCTTTAGGGCCATGGCCTGCTCAAGGCCTCAAGGGCCCGTGCCCCTGGTCAATCACaggaaaccttttttttttcatcggCAACAGCCAACAAGAATCTAAAGCATTTGTTCTGAAGTCCAATCCACCCACCATAAttatcattatttatcaaatacAATTACAAAGCCCCTGCTCACGCACAACCACCACCAACTAATTCACTTTTGCATGGTCGGGTGAAATTATCAACCCAACTCCGTGAATCGGTTAGcagttaattattaattatgaaaATCGGGTAAGTAATACCAACTCATGCCCAGCCCTGATTATCAAATACAATTACAAATTATCAATTATAAAATTGACAATAATTTCGATTGTTTAATCGATAATAACGTCGAACAAATTTTCCCTTTGAAGTCAGATATGAATCTAAACTTAGACCGTTAGATCTAAATATACATAAGTTTTTTACCAAAAAAGAGGACAAATACAACCAAATCACAATGCGTTTGTCACAAAGATATTGTTATCGTTGGGAGTCTAATGAGAATCTTCCAATAATTACATTTCACAAGTAGGGATAGAAACCATTGTTCCCAAAAAATCTCCATTACTCCCTCGTTTAGACATTTTCAGTCTGAATACTATTTGGAGAGGGGACAGGATGATGTGAATTTTGAAGTGGCAATTTGCAATTTTGGACAGGACCACTCACCATAGCACTAGTGAGCAGTGGACAACCAAAGGCACATGCATATGAGACAGAGAGACACATGACATAGCAAATACTACAATGACCATCAAAATTACAAATTGGTGATTGTATTGATAAAGATGAAAGgtaatatatataatcatttaaGCTAAGGCAATGATAATAAAGGTATCTAAAATTGAAGCTTTATCTGAGTCTTTTCTGCTTGGCCTACTTGCACCAGCAAATTTGTTCATGATTTCCTCTCCATCACATGATTTATAGATAGAAAAAGAAGGTATCACTATCACTAGTGATAAATAGTGATAACTATACACACACCCACTTTGCAATAGCAGATTAAGGACGTCAAGAATCTCGTTCAGGTCGAAAATTCGATTGGAATTTGGTACAGCTATGGATTTACACGTGCCTAGTCCATCCCGAATTTGGACTTAGTGGATAATCCAAAAAAGACACCACTTCAGAGTtcaggattaaaaaaaaaaaaaactgtccaCACAAATCCagaaaaagaagcaaagaaatGCAGAGAACAGGATCATTGAAAATTTATCTATCTCATCAGTTTCTTCAATTTCTGAAATTTGGTTCAAATAATACACAAGGCTTATCAGAAATCAGAAGAGACGATTTCATCTTCAAATCTAATAAATATGTGAATTTCTTCACTGTGACAACGAATAACTTATAAATCCCCTATCTACATCTTCTGCTTCACTAACATATGAGTCGCGCCTTTGAGGGTGTCTGATACTTCTTTTCCGTGGGCAACACAATCTCGAAAAAAATTCTGCACCAGGCAGTTTTATGGTCTACCCCAGGAAATAATAGATGTTCGATCATTGTGATTTAGGTAAGCCAGTAAGCTTAGGGTCAGTCTGATAGTACACAACGTCGCCAGTGTCGCTAACATAGTGATCCTTTTTCAAGCTTCTAATCAAAACTCCAATTAAGTAAAAAGGCAGAGGTGCGGACTTCTCTGGCTCTTTGTAATATTTCCCGAGCACCGGCTTTGCTGCCTCAGTCTACAAGGTTAATATATGCAAAAATTAGGACAAGTAAATTACCAAACCTCTACTCTATTTGGCTTGAAGAAAAAAACTGACTTTGGTTTATGAAAGCTGAAGAGAATATATATACTCACTGCTTCAATTAAGTGATAGTGTGGGATTTGAGGGAAGAGATGGTGTATGACATGAGTTCCAATGTCATGGTGGATGTTATTAATTATCCCGTAATCACGATCAAGTGTCGTAAGCCCTCCCCTTAGATAACTCCATTCCTGTCCAAATAAGAGTGAAGATTTAAAGCATCATAATCAGAACATAAATTTCAGGTCAAACGAAGAAAAAACGTCAATACTGATCTTTTCGTCGTTGTAGAAGTTATGGTATGAATTGCCATTGAAAATCAACTAACAAAATTCCAACCTACACAATTTTCACGACTCTGATTATCTAAGTTATGCAAAAGAACACTGGGGAAAGGCAAAGCATACCTTTCCACGGTACCAAGGAAGTTTCTCTTCATGACCGTGGTGATGCAAGTAAGTCACCAAATCCAACCACATTACAAAACCCTGCAATTGAAGAAAGTCAACCTAAAGCATTCTttaattggaaaagaaaagtaTTTTGCATTCAAATATTTGAAGTCAAACATAATAGGGAAAGAAATATGAAAATTACCCAATATGGGACGCCATAGAGTTTAAGCAATTGAATTGGACCCATCACAAAGGATAAACCCACAAGCAAAGCAGCCATGGCAGTCCAACAAATGGTGGAAGTAATCACATCTTTCCTCTCATTTGGGACAAACAAATCACTATTTGGGTCAAAATGAGAACCAGTCTTCCCAGGACTTCTATTCCActaaaatcaaattaattaaaaaaaaattaatcagaaATTAATTACAGAATATTGTGATAGAACTGAGTTCAATTAAGATAAGGCATACTTACAAGGTAAAAAGGATATGCAAACATTGGAAAAGGCAATTTAAACCGCAAGAATTGTGTCACATTATCCAAAGTCTTGTATATTTTCTCTGACAACTGCAGGGAAGACAAgggacatacatatatatattttgaggaTTTAAGAGTGTTACAGTGGTGAAAGAGACAGAATGAAACATAACAAGAACAGATAAACTTGGAGAGAATTACAAACCGGGTGCCATGATTCATCATTCTCGACATGACCATGGTTTTGATGATGAGTCCTATGACTAATTCTCCTGCAAATTCAacacaggaagaaaaaaaaatgcattcaaTAGACAAATAATGCCACGAatcaaacaaagcaaaaaaGCAAAATTGAGTTCTTTACCATCCATGGTAAGGCACAAGGATTGAAGAATGCAGCAGATGCCCAGCCACACTGTTTAGTTTTGGATCGTTTGAGAAACTGCCATGGCCACTGCATAACCAAATCCAATGTCAAAACAGAGAAACAAGAATTACATCAAACAACTAAACCAGAAACctttaaatatatatagagaaaaaaaaaggccaaGTTTTGAACAGAATAATGTAATTACCAGTCATGACCAAGAACAAACAGAGCCCAAAACATTGTCCcctgagcaaaccaatagagagGCCAGACGAGCCAGTTATTGAGATAAGCCGCGGCTGCAGCCAACCCAAATACCACCACAACATCCCTAACAACATAGCTCATTGACTTCCAAGGATCCTTAACCCAACAATGCTTAGGTATGGCAGCTCTAATATCAGCAAGCTTGAACGGCGGCGGCGCGCCAGGATCAAACTCGGCTTCCTCTCCTTCTTGGGCTTCATTAACCCCATTGATTATCTCTTCTCTCTTATCCTCCTCATTCAGAGGCGCGACCCTCAATGGAGTACTCACTCTTAACCCCCAATTCCTCTCTCTGAAACACCCGCTAGATAATTTGATTGGAGAAAAACTTGGATCTATCGAACTCCTATTTAATTGCAAGAATCTGTGCTTTGTGTGGTTGTTGGAGACGGCACCAGTTCTGGGTCTAGGGAAATTCTGAGACAGAGGCTTTAGACCACATTCTGATAAGACCCAACTCGCCATTGAAGACCCAGATGCAGAATTCGGCTCCGGGTCTCCGAGAAACAGAGTATTTTACTTTATAGAACACAACCGTGAGGCCAAAAAAAATAGCAAATATATGACTGGAGATATGAAGGATGTAGATCAGATAACACTAGGTCTCTAGCCTTCTTTGAACAACCACCTCACGTTTCCTCTCCCTGATTGTTTTTCCTAATGCGAATGTTTCTTTCCTTAAACACAAGATTTGAATGACAAAGCGTTTCTAAGAGGAGATTACCAATATATAAACGGTAAAAGAACAAGAGGTCGGTTGTTAGAATTGGAGCGTGCGAAATTTCTCAGAGCCGCAGCACCAGTGGTGGCCGCTGggtgcttttgagtgtttgaccAGTCTGGGGAAGTTTATTGGGTTCTTATTGGACCTAAAAGATATTTTAAGCTTCAAAGGTCAGTCCAACACGCATTTGACAGGCCCATGTTACACACGTGAGTTGAATTCATAGAAACCGTAGAGAAAATTGCAGCCCATGCTTTTATCGTGATTGCAACCAAATAGCTTACACGAGTATGGTGTATGGCcggcagttttttttttttttttaaatattactaTATAACGACTAACTCATCCAAGATACAACTATATACTTATATTAGATCTCGTCCAGCATGAGAAACTTTGAGCACGTGAGTCCTCACGTCCCACACGCATGACGCACCAAGCAATTTAGGATCTTCAGTCCTTGTTGAATGACTAAAAAAATTTGCTAGACGTAGAAGTTTAACTTAATATGTGCATGGCCGGCACTTATAATTGTTTATGCTTAATGGTGGTTTAGAAGAAACAACTTAAGACTCACAAACTATCCCAATAAAGGATTAATAGATTGAATAAGGCAATAaaattcaaaaggtaaagatatTAGGTAAAGCTAAAAATATTAGGCCTAataattttgaaagaaaaatttaGAGCCATTTACTATTGGATTGGAAAATTACATCTCCATCCCTTCCATCCCTATCCACCTCTAAACCCCATGCCAATCACATGTGTTGTGTCTTTGAAATTAAGAACACAACGATTAAATTAGGCAATAAAATCACTTTAAAAGGTATTTCAAGTCGTATAAAATTCTATATTTACcgaatttaaaaaaatactacCTTACAATCCCGAtccgatttttatttttttgacgaAATGCATTGAACACCCTCAATGGTTGGGATAATTTTTATATGCACCACTCGTtttgaatttataaaaatttgaatcatgtgcttTGATTTTGTTGCATCGTAAATCCCTCCATCATTTGACTAACGGAAAGTATAAAATGACACCGTTTTAGGTtaataaaattgagaaaaaactcaaacaaaataatatttacTAAAATCACTCAAAATTAGTTGGATTCCTCTCCAATACCCAACTCATGAAGAACAACCATGCCCTCTCCATTGGCAGATTTTATGAGTTTAGATTCGTGAAGGGAATGGACCAATTTGAAATGACGAAAGAGGCCAATTACCCGATAATAGAGTGGAAGAAAGCACATATTTTAGGAGAAATGTATGGAGACAATTGAAACTTCTCATGTATGGAGTAAAGGTCAGGTCAACAAATTGGGTCATCCACTTCTGATGCCCGTTAAGGCCAGCGAAGGGTTGGGCTAGGTGCACGTCACCCAGGGAAGTCCAATAGTGTCGATCCGTCGCTAGAGTTGGGCGGATTGACCACTTTTCCGTTCGATGGTCCACAATTTCAAGCTTGATTTTCGGCCAATTCTCAATTTGCCTCGAGCTGTAAATGGTCGAAAGAAGTTTGTGGGGCCATGGGCTTCATTTTGATAGGTCGATTGTCGAATACAGTAGCTGGACAAAAAAAATTGGTGTGGAGTAGCGACAATGCTCCGCATGAGAAGGCAAAGaacgaagaagaaagaagagaatgtgATGTGTTTCGTCACACAtttgttctatttatttttgCGGCAGCACTATATATCCCTAATAAATTCAGTCATAATCAGCCATAAcatataattagacaacgtaataacaaaagtcaatgtaattagacaatgtaataacgaaattcaatgtaattagataacataATACTATTATGATCgattatggaagaaattgttatGGATATAtagaatttttattatttttgaccTTTTGAGTAAATGGTATTTTATTTGGGGTTTTTCCCCAATTTTATTAAAGTTAAAACTACGTCATTTTGTACTATACCCTTAGTAAATGACCATCATGGCATCATCAATTGGATAGAAAAATTAgtcagagcatccacagtggtaACAATGTAatccagcacttcaaaatcattttctattctcctctctcctatgtggcacaatttaattggatgaatgGATCCCATAAtgaacactattcatcaacacttcataccttccaacactctatacttattttctctctcttcattttcatcatctctctattcatttccattttctttctctttctttccatcacatctctcttccttttagagtgtgtttggattgagggacttgtgggaagggaagagaagggaaagggaaggaagagaagggaaagggaaggaagggaaaatacatttctctctctcatgtttggatacataaaaaaaagaaaggaaagaaaagtagtttaatttactagtttaaccttattttttatgttttaagtattatgttcaagggtaaaataagttttaaacttctaagtaacttaattagtaatctcttccctccaaatgacttcattttgagaggaaagaattttgacaaaaatttaatgaaatcttcttcccaaatcccctcaaatccctcccctcaattttttataaactatcaaaacaagggaattggaaggaaactctatttcccttccctccaaatccctcaatccaaacacactcttaatcttCACtatctttctttccatcatctctctctttcttttcatcacatctTTCTTCGTTTTCATAATCTatttctttactattcattaactatatatatactccaactctcaagtatcatttttctacaattaaattttcaagtgtcatttttcatccattgtgtgCGTGTAGCGttatacttataaaaaaaaaaaaaacatttcaagtatttgaaatacactccat of Tripterygium wilfordii isolate XIE 37 chromosome 13, ASM1340144v1, whole genome shotgun sequence contains these proteins:
- the LOC120012034 gene encoding uncharacterized protein LOC120012034, with translation MSNTQNTDSGCFSAIMRRILCAGSLQTHPSDPIVESNPCKFDHANKDSKRDARILAPEPKRVVDTPALAPGVVARLMGLDSLPDSKWVPRERLPDSVTRSRSVNFMDYLLELDLGQSRHRRVRTSVSFREVPTSFQGVQQNQDFLVLYLGTVEETEEVGLRKEGKRDEEKRKNKENMRERVMMKKKKKENQVNNAKISALKNEPRRSFSNKHFPKHEKEINCRKLSGKRISKERSPVKSVYQKEKYMDSKKMLKKKKKKKENQAVECSSSASVVDHNFLSSIDEYLLLEMKPIDSIPKKKRPPTAANYDSPSPHPTQVLNTDHQQEAEYYGELMSELCRLIKEDLEESNWTAKKGFAFEGFEETCKELGQQILDQLVHHIVCELVLFYM
- the LOC120012033 gene encoding omega-3 fatty acid desaturase, chloroplastic-like, yielding MASWVLSECGLKPLSQNFPRPRTGAVSNNHTKHRFLQLNRSSIDPSFSPIKLSSGCFRERNWGLRVSTPLRVAPLNEEDKREEIINGVNEAQEGEEAEFDPGAPPPFKLADIRAAIPKHCWVKDPWKSMSYVVRDVVVVFGLAAAAAYLNNWLVWPLYWFAQGTMFWALFVLGHDCGHGSFSNDPKLNSVAGHLLHSSILVPYHGWRISHRTHHQNHGHVENDESWHPLSEKIYKTLDNVTQFLRFKLPFPMFAYPFYLWNRSPGKTGSHFDPNSDLFVPNERKDVITSTICWTAMAALLVGLSFVMGPIQLLKLYGVPYWGFVMWLDLVTYLHHHGHEEKLPWYRGKEWSYLRGGLTTLDRDYGIINNIHHDIGTHVIHHLFPQIPHYHLIEATEAAKPVLGKYYKEPEKSAPLPFYLIGVLIRSLKKDHYVSDTGDVVYYQTDPKLTGLPKSQ